A part of Candidatus Palauibacter australiensis genomic DNA contains:
- a CDS encoding MoxR family ATPase gives MEADPRWIDAPDRTPEQEPIPVPDAAPEAVPDDAELADRLRESAEAVRAELKKVIIGQDDVVEQVLISLFAGGNSLIVGVPGLAKTLLIQTLSDVLHLSFNRIQFTPDLMPSDITGTDIIQEDPETGQRKLVFMKGPLFAHVVLADEINRTPPKTQAALLEAMEEKQVTIQGRTYGLPEPFFVLATQNPIELEGTYPLPEAQLDRFMFQVNIGYLPEDEELEVILQTTTTAGEPPGAVLSAEAIAGFQHLVRKVPISEPVARYAVRLARRTRPGRDDAPDYVKQYVAYGGSVRAAQYLVLGGKARALLRGEINVSFDDVRALCAPVFRHRVLTNFHAESERVSTDDLVERLLDDVKPPKSGM, from the coding sequence ATGGAAGCCGACCCCCGCTGGATCGACGCGCCGGACCGGACCCCGGAGCAAGAGCCGATCCCGGTCCCGGACGCCGCGCCCGAAGCGGTCCCCGACGACGCCGAACTCGCCGACCGCCTGCGCGAGAGCGCCGAAGCCGTCCGCGCCGAACTCAAGAAGGTCATCATCGGCCAGGACGATGTCGTCGAACAGGTCCTGATCTCGCTTTTCGCCGGCGGCAACAGCCTCATCGTCGGCGTCCCCGGCCTCGCGAAGACGCTCCTCATCCAGACGCTCTCCGATGTCCTGCACCTGAGCTTCAACCGGATCCAGTTCACGCCGGACCTCATGCCGTCGGACATCACCGGGACGGACATCATCCAGGAAGACCCGGAGACGGGGCAGCGCAAGCTCGTCTTCATGAAGGGACCGCTGTTCGCGCACGTCGTGCTGGCCGACGAGATCAACCGCACGCCGCCCAAGACGCAGGCGGCCCTCCTCGAGGCGATGGAGGAGAAGCAGGTGACGATCCAGGGCCGGACCTACGGCCTGCCCGAGCCCTTCTTCGTCCTCGCCACGCAGAACCCGATCGAGCTGGAGGGGACGTATCCGCTGCCCGAGGCGCAGCTCGACCGCTTCATGTTCCAGGTCAACATCGGCTACCTGCCGGAGGATGAGGAGCTGGAGGTCATTCTCCAGACGACGACGACTGCGGGCGAGCCTCCCGGCGCGGTGCTGTCGGCGGAGGCGATCGCGGGCTTCCAGCACCTCGTGCGGAAGGTGCCGATCTCCGAGCCGGTCGCGCGCTACGCCGTCCGGCTGGCCCGGCGCACCCGCCCCGGACGCGACGACGCCCCCGACTACGTGAAGCAGTACGTGGCCTACGGGGGGAGCGTGCGCGCGGCGCAGTATCTCGTGCTCGGCGGCAAGGCGCGGGCCCTGCTGCGGGGCGAGATCAACGTCTCGTTCGACGACGTGCGCGCCCTCTGCGCCCCCGTCTTCCGCCACCGCGTGCTGACGAACTTCCACGCCGAGTCCGAGCGCGTCTCGACGGACGACCTCGTCGAACGGCTCCTGGACGACGTGAAACCGCCGAAGTCGGGGATGTAG
- a CDS encoding DUF58 domain-containing protein, whose product MRARIASRTVPGTQFLDPSVLTRIGNLELVARSVVEGFIAGAHGSPFVGLSLDFAAHRQYLPGDDIRKIDWKVYGRTDRHYIKEYEAETNANIFFAVDASRSMDYGSRGITKLDYARYLTACLAYLSASQRDRVGAAIFDEKLIEYIPPSVRHRRLILAALDRVRAETAGDLTRPLTQVAESLARKGIVVLVSDLYSEPKTVLDSVGALRSKGQDVIVFHILDPAEVDFPFEAARSFEDLETGERLPVTPAVMREEYLSLMKGHVGEISKRMIERAIDHELIVTSTPLDAVLFRYLSHRSRRLKGKDR is encoded by the coding sequence ATGCGCGCGCGAATCGCCTCGAGGACGGTGCCGGGGACGCAGTTCCTCGATCCGTCGGTGCTCACCCGGATCGGGAACCTCGAACTCGTCGCGCGTTCGGTGGTGGAGGGCTTCATCGCCGGGGCGCACGGGTCGCCCTTCGTCGGGCTGTCGCTCGATTTCGCGGCGCACCGCCAGTACCTGCCGGGCGACGACATCCGCAAGATCGACTGGAAGGTGTACGGACGCACCGACCGCCACTACATCAAGGAGTACGAGGCCGAGACCAACGCGAACATCTTCTTCGCCGTGGACGCTTCCCGTTCCATGGACTACGGCTCGCGCGGGATCACGAAGCTCGACTATGCCCGCTACCTGACGGCCTGTCTCGCCTATCTCTCCGCGAGCCAGCGCGACCGCGTGGGCGCGGCGATCTTCGATGAGAAGCTGATCGAGTACATCCCCCCCTCCGTCCGGCACCGACGCCTGATCCTGGCGGCGCTCGACCGCGTCCGCGCCGAGACGGCGGGCGATCTGACGCGGCCCCTCACGCAGGTGGCCGAGAGCCTGGCCCGGAAGGGGATCGTCGTTCTGGTCTCCGACCTCTACAGCGAACCGAAGACGGTCCTCGACTCGGTGGGGGCGCTCCGCAGCAAGGGGCAGGACGTGATCGTGTTCCATATCCTGGACCCGGCCGAGGTCGACTTTCCGTTCGAGGCGGCGCGGTCGTTCGAGGACCTGGAGACGGGGGAGCGGCTCCCGGTGACGCCCGCCGTGATGCGCGAGGAGTACCTCTCCCTTATGAAGGGGCACGTGGGCGAGATCTCGAAGCGGATGATCGAGCGGGCGATCGACCACGAACTCATCGTCACCTCGACGCCGCTCGACGCCGTGCTCTTCCGCTACCTGTCGCACCGGTCG
- a CDS encoding DUF4159 domain-containing protein, which produces MTARLRPPVARPLATGGLAALLTLLAVTDLEGQRRRGRGGGGFGDDLASYQEYNTPYTGEFTFVRLYYRGGWGWNPGWSHDWPIAERNFAEIMDALTTIGPRKGGGNVLAMDDPDLFKFPVAYLSEPGGWTMNQVEADNLGNYLRKGGFLIIDDMGGRRDLERTRQGLQILLPGLRLERLDDSHPIFDSFFHLRQENIEMPHPYRGGVASYWGVFEDNDPEGRLMVIVNHDNDIGDYMEWSDRGFVPIALSNEAYKLGVNYVVYALTH; this is translated from the coding sequence ATGACCGCGCGCCTCCGACCCCCCGTCGCCCGACCCCTCGCGACCGGCGGCCTGGCCGCGCTGCTCACGCTGCTCGCCGTCACCGACCTCGAGGGCCAGCGCCGGCGCGGACGCGGAGGCGGCGGGTTCGGGGACGACCTCGCCTCCTACCAGGAGTACAACACGCCCTACACCGGCGAATTCACCTTCGTCCGCCTCTACTACCGCGGCGGCTGGGGCTGGAACCCGGGGTGGTCGCACGACTGGCCCATAGCCGAGCGCAACTTCGCCGAGATCATGGACGCGCTCACGACGATCGGCCCGCGCAAGGGCGGTGGCAACGTGCTCGCCATGGACGACCCGGACCTGTTCAAGTTCCCCGTCGCGTACCTGTCGGAACCCGGCGGCTGGACGATGAACCAGGTGGAGGCCGACAACCTGGGCAACTATCTGCGCAAGGGCGGGTTCCTCATCATCGACGACATGGGAGGCCGGCGGGACCTGGAGAGGACGAGGCAGGGGCTCCAGATCCTGCTCCCGGGACTCCGGCTTGAACGGCTCGACGACAGCCACCCGATCTTCGACTCGTTCTTCCACCTGAGGCAGGAGAACATCGAGATGCCGCATCCCTACCGCGGCGGCGTGGCGAGCTACTGGGGCGTCTTCGAGGACAACGACCCCGAGGGCCGCCTTATGGTCATCGTGAATCACGACAACGACATTGGCGACTACATGGAGTGGTCGGACCGGGGGTTCGTCCCCATCGCCCTCTCCAACGAAGCGTACAAGCTGGGCGTCAACTACGTGGTATACGCCCTCACACACTGA